The Verrucomicrobiota bacterium DNA window TCATTATCAAAGGAGGCAAAGGTCTTATTTAAGAGATAGACTATAAAATAACCAAAGATTTATTTACCGTTTATTCTCTGACTGAGTAATAGAATCATATCAAGGCCGATAGGCTCAATTTGGGGATATTATCTTCGTAAAAAACCATGGTGGACGGCCTTCATGAATGGTTTAGAATTATAGTTATGAGCTATGAAGAAGTTTCTCTAAGGCCCTTTTTACCTCTTTGGACTTTAGGGCTTGCAGTCTTAAGTATTATGATTTTCTTATGCGGTCTAGTATTTCTTTTTAGTAGTTATATGATTAGAGGAAGGACTATGAAAAGGGTAAAAGCTTAGTTTTAGAAGGTTAGACTTCGGTCGATTAATATGCTTACTGGAATAATCAAAGAGTGAGAGCTATTTATAAAGTGGTGGTGCAATTTTGTGTATGTAGAAAATGATGCTTTTTATTGATGGGAGTGTAAACCCTAAAACTAAAATAGGTTATGGAGCGTATTTGATATGTTCTGAACGAGATGCGGACTTTGATGCATTAAAGAATCGTATCAAAACTAAATGCTTCAGGGAGACTTCCTCCAGTCGCTTGGAATTACAGACATTATTGTGGGCATTATCTAAATTATCGTACTCAAATATCAACCTATATACGGATTCTCAGAATATTATTAGTCTGGGTCGTAGAAAAGAGAGTTTGGAGAAAAATGAGTTTCGTTCAAAATCCGGTAGGATGCTAAAAAATCATGAATTATACCGAGCCTATTTTAGGTTGACTGAAGATCTGCATATATCCTTGAATCAAGTGGTAGGTCATAAGCCATCAAAGAATAAGAGTAAAATCGATAGATTATTTTCTTTAGTAGATAAAGCATCACGGAAAGCTAGTAAGTTAGCTATTTGTTCAGAGATGTTTACAGACAAGTATTTATAAGTTAGAAATATGAAACAACCTAGCTACAGAATGCGCTTACCTATTTCACGCACTTTACCTCTCCAAGGTTTCGCTCTGAGCCACCACAATCTTGAAGTTCTTTAATAAGAATGAAAATGGTCACATACACGATGATCTATACGATATTAGCGGTTTCATCTTGTTTAGCTGCCTCAGCTGTATTTGACTATGAAGACTTTGGTCCACAGTCAGCAGTTCATGAATTGATAGGCTCTCAATGGTATCAGTGGAAATCTTATGGAGATCCTGATCCAACAAATAAAGACAAGATAAAAGTCGTTGTCTATTGGGATGAGTCTCTGGATGAAATAAAGGCTAAATATCCTGTTTCCCCATCAGAGAAATCTGATTATAGATACCTCAAGTATTCTAAGGCGGTCTCACACCTCAATAGGCTTACAGAGAACTTTAGGGATTCAGGCATTAAAACTGATAGTTTGAATTCCACTTTAGAACGGTTACTGAAGCTTAAAAACAAACCTAAAGATTGAGGCTCTTTGCTAAAACTAAAACACATAGGTCCCTTCCTTGAACATTCCTACTGGCGATCGTTTTTAGAATAGTTTTCTTAAAGAGCAACATGTCACCGGAAGTGTCGAAGTAATAAGGTTCATTTTTGCGGTCTGTTTGAAAAAAAGTCATCTATTTTCCGGCGATATTACTCTGAATTCTTTGATTGAACCCGGATGATGCAGTAGAGGCTTAAAGATCTACGCAACATCTTGGCCCCAAGAAACATAGAGTCTCCTAGGGGTATTACCTTTTGAGAGCCACGCCCAGACGATGTGATTGATACATCTTGGTCGACTCTCTTTGCCAACTACCTCAGTCTTTTGCGCATGTCATTCAATTTCTATTGCATCACCCGTGTTGAACAAGTAATGCGTATATGCACTATATTTACTAAAAACAATCTAAATCAAACACTTGATTTAAAAGAGCGTTTGATTTAGATTGATGAAATGCCAACCGCTTACGTAGAGGATTTCGTTTCCAGAGGATCAGGTATTCCGGATACGAAGGATAAGATTTTACAGGTCGCCGAGGGGCTATTTGCAGAAAATGGTTTCAAAGCTACCTCACTGCGTATGATTACTAAAGCGGCGGAGGTAAATATCGCATCGGTGAATTATCATTTTGGCAGTAAGGATGACTTGATAATTGAGCTTATTAGGCAAGGGATTAGACCCCTAAACCAAGATAGGTTTAGGTTATTAGATGAGTTTGAGCAAGAAGCAAAAGAAAAGGGGGAAAGGCTTACGATTGAGCGAGTGCTGGAGGCATTTTATCGACCTGCTTTTACCTATTTCATACATGAAAGCAAAAGGAATTTTCTAAGAGTTTTGGGGAGGTGTTTATATGAAGATGGTGCCTACATGGATGAGATTATGGAGAAGGATTGGCAGCCACTATGTGAGCGCTTTTTAAAAGGTTTTTGCGCGGCCTTAGACATGCGTCCAGAGCATTTTCCTCAGTGGCGTTTTCATTTTGCTTTAGGCGCCATGATCCAGACTTTTAATCCAGTGACATTGGGTATGATTCAAGAAGTTGAACCAGAAAAACTTTTGAGCGAATTGATTGCTTTTTCTGCAGCGGGCATGCAGTCAGAACCCAAAAGAGGAGAGGCACTATGAGGCACGCTGGGGAGTTGATGATGGGAGGTGTTGTTTGTGCAATGCTGGTGAGTTGCGCTGTCACACCTCCGTATGAGCAACCTGAAATAGGAGCAAATATACCGGAGATGTGGGGAGCTGAGCATTTAGCTGAACATATTAGTGCTGGCTGGATTGCGTCGTTTGGAGATGAGAAGCTTAACCAGGTGGTGGTTGAGGCCTTGAAATCCAATCACAATTTAAAAGTTACAGCAGCGCGTCTTGGAGAGGCCCGAGAGGATGCTGTAATAGCAGGGGCAGGAATGATACCGCAGATAGATTTATCTACAGGTGGTGGTAAGGCTCAAACTCTTAGCAGAAATGATTTTTCCGACGATAGCTTTGACGGGTTTATCCGCAGTCGTTCCACAAGTTTAGGTCTTTCCTTAGATGTTTCATGGGAGTTAGACGTATGGGGGAGGATACGCTATGGACAAGAGGCGGCTATTGCTGAGATTCAAGCTTCAGGGTCTGATTATCTCGGTGCAGAATTATCACTAGCGGCTCAAACAGCCAAGGCTTGGTTTGCGGCGACGGAAGCGATGCTCCAATTGGAGTTGGCAAAAAAGACGGTCAATAGCCGCAATCAGACCTCTGAACTTGTTTTAGGGCGTTTCAAGAGAGGGATCGCAGAGACCCTCGATGTGCATTTAGCTCGTTCAGATGAAGCCTCCGCTGAAGCTTTAGTGGAGTCCGCAGAGATTGATGTGAAGATAACCTTGCGTGACCTAGAGGTTTTACTTGGAAGGTATCCCAGCGGGGTTGTAGAGGTGGCTCCTGATTTGACGGCAGTGCCACCACCAATTCCGGTTGGGGTTCCTGCGGATGTTTTGCAAAGGAGGCCTGACTTGATAGCAGCGGAAAGGCGAGTGGCTTCAGCTATAAAATTGCGATCCGAAGCTAAAGTCGCACGTTTGCCTCGCATTAGTCTTACAGCTTCTGGAGGCACCTCCAGCGATGCCTTGATGGATTTAGTCGATCCCAAATATAATGTGTGGAATTTTGCTGTGAATTTGCTTACGCCAATTATCGATGGGGGTAGGCTATCTGCAGAGGCTCGAAAGGCTGATAAGCAAGTGCAAGCTGCCGTGGCTAATTATGGGAATACAGCTTTAACAGCCTTCAATGAAGTGGAGACAGCTTTGACTAATGAGAGGCGTTTGCGCACGCAGGAGGAAAGGCTTATCTTAGCTGAGAAAGAATTATCAGAGGCGTTACGACTAGCCCAAGATCGTTATACACAGGGCCTTGAAGATATCCTGTTGGTTTTAGATACGGAGCGGCGAACGTTAACAGCTAAACGAGAGCTGTTGACGATACGTCGCATACGTCTGCAGAATCGCGTTGATTTACATCTGGCGTTAGGTGGAGATTTTCGCACGGAGGAGAATAAAGTAGATCCTAGGGTTTATAATCCGTCGATCGAACTAAGAGATTACTTATGAAAACAAAAATTCGAACAAAGCTTTGGTTACAGCTAGGACTAGTTGTTAGCCTTGTAATAGTGGCTTTTGTGGCTTGGCACACGATGAAGGCACTAGCGCCTGAACCTAAGAAGAAGCCTCGTGAAGTGCTTATTCCTGTCGTGGAAGCAATAGAAATAAACAAACAGACTGTGCGTTTAGAGATTCCTTCACAGGGAACCATTTTGCCGCGAACGCAAACAAATTTAGTGGCTGAGGTGTCTGGTAGAGTTGTGGAAATTTCCCCCTCTCTAGACGAGGGGGGTGCTTTCACTGAAGGAGAGATCTTGCTTGTGATTGATCCGAGGGATTATGAAATGGCGATGGTCCAAGCTGAAGCTGATTTAGCCTCCGCGGAGGCTGGTCTGGAGCAGGAAAAAGCTAGAGCCAAGCAAGCTAAGGAGGACTGGAGCCGTTTAGGAGATGGAGAACAACCTGCCTTGTCCGCAAGAATACCTCAATTGAAAGAGGCGCAAGCGAAGCTTAAATCCGCTTGGGCCATGTTGCAAAACGCCGAGACAAACCTAGAACGCACTCGCATTATTGCTCCTTATGATGGTAGAAGTCGGGAAAAATTTGCTGATATTGGACAGTTTCTTACAAGAGGAGCTCAGATAGCAGAGATTTTTGCTACAGACTATGCAGAGGTCAGATTGCCGTTACGGAATCAACAATTGGCCTTAGTTGACCTACCTTTTCAATATAAAAAGCAAAGCGAGAATGCTACAGAACCTTCTGTTTCCTTGAGTGCTAATTTCGGCAAGCGTGTTTTGGAGTGGGAAGGTAAGGTTGTAAGAACGGAAGCGGTCATGAATACGGAAGACCGCATGCTATATGCTATCGCTCGAATTGATGATCCCTATAATTTGGAGGGGAAGCATGAAGCTCCTTTACCCGTTGGCTTATTTGTAGAAGCCAAGATTGAGGGTGTTGAACTAAAAGATGTATTTGTCTTGCCTAAACTAGCACTCCGTGAAAATAACACGATTCACGTGGTTACTAAAGACTCCTCATTGGATATTGTTCAAGTGGATCCATTGCACACGGATACTTCTTATGTCTACATTGGTAGTAAACTTGAGGCGGGAAATCTTGTTTCGCTTAGTCCATTGGAGGCACCTGTAGTAGGCATGCAGCTAAGCATCAGATCAAGCGAGACAAAATCGGGTAAAAATAATCAAGTCAAAGTCGCACAAAGCCCTTCCGAAGAATGAAAACAGCAATCGCTTGGTTTATACACAATCCTGTGGCATCCAATTTATTTATGGGTGCTATCATCATTGCAGGATTTCTTAGTCTGCTGCGCATGAAGTTAGAAATCTTCCCAGAAACCGCAGTAGATACGGTCAAGGTAGATGTAGAGTATCCTGGCGCAACACCTTATGAAGTAGAGGATGGTATTTGCATAGCTATTGAGGAAGCCATTCAAGACTTGAATGGTATTAAGGAAGTTGTTTCAAGTTCTTCAGAAGGTTTGTGTCGAGTCTATATAGAAGCTGATTCCGGAAAAGATGTCCGTGAGTTACTGGATGATGTAAAAGTAAGGGTTGATGCGATCACTACTTTTCCTGAGGATGCTGAGCGTCCTATTATCGAAGAGATAACTATCAAAAACCAAGTGCTCAGTATAGCTGTTAGCTCTGATTCTGATGAGAAAAGTTTGCGGCGCATCGTTGATCAGGTTCGAGATGAGTTACTAGCCTACGAATATCAACCAACCTATTCGAACCCTATTGAAGGAATATTTGTTAAGGCACTTAATGTTATACAGGGGACTCCTAAAATTACTCAAGTTTCTCTAGCTAGTGTAAGACCTTACGAGATTGCTATAGAGGTTTCGGAGAAGGAATTAAGGAGATATAATTTAACTTTTGATGAAGTAGCTACTGCAGTTAGGAATTCCTCCCTGGATGTGCCAGGTGGAGCCATTAAAACAAATGCGGGCGAAATTTTATTGAGAACGGTGGGCCAGGCTTATACAGGCAAAGAGTTTGAAGACCTTGTTCTCATTAGCACGGAAGATGGCGGGCGTATCACGCTTGGGCAGGTGGCAACAGTCATAGATGGATTTGATGAGAGTAATATTAGGGCAACATTTGATAGCAAAAGGGCTGGAGTGGTTAATGTTTTCCGAACAGGAGACCAGAAGGCACTCGCAGTAGCTGAGGTCGCTAAGGCCTATGTGCAAGAAGCGCAGAGCAGAATGCCTCAAGGGGTATCACTCGAAGTATGGAAAGATGATTCTGTTTATTTGGAAGAGCGCATTGATCTGCTAGTTCGCAATGCTTTGCAAGGGTTGGTTCTAGTTCTGATTTGTTTGGCTTTGTTTCTACGAATAAATGTAGCTCTTTGGGTGACCCTTGGCATTCCCATCTCCTTTTTAGGGGCTTTCATCATTATGTCGTTGATAGGTGTTTCTATTAATATGATTTCTCTCTTTGCATTGATTCTTGTTTTAGGAATTGTTGTCGATGACGCGATTGTAGTCGGGGAAAGTGTTTATACTCATAGTGAAAGGTATGGTAGTGGTACGAAGTCTGCGTTGAGTGGAACAATGCAGGTTGCAGTTCCCGTAACTTTTTCTATTTTGACGACCATAGCTGCTTTCTGGCCTATGCTCGGCATCCCGGGAGTAGCTGGAAAAATTTGGGGAGTGATCCCCATGACTGTCATACCT harbors:
- a CDS encoding efflux transporter outer membrane subunit, translated to MRHAGELMMGGVVCAMLVSCAVTPPYEQPEIGANIPEMWGAEHLAEHISAGWIASFGDEKLNQVVVEALKSNHNLKVTAARLGEAREDAVIAGAGMIPQIDLSTGGGKAQTLSRNDFSDDSFDGFIRSRSTSLGLSLDVSWELDVWGRIRYGQEAAIAEIQASGSDYLGAELSLAAQTAKAWFAATEAMLQLELAKKTVNSRNQTSELVLGRFKRGIAETLDVHLARSDEASAEALVESAEIDVKITLRDLEVLLGRYPSGVVEVAPDLTAVPPPIPVGVPADVLQRRPDLIAAERRVASAIKLRSEAKVARLPRISLTASGGTSSDALMDLVDPKYNVWNFAVNLLTPIIDGGRLSAEARKADKQVQAAVANYGNTALTAFNEVETALTNERRLRTQEERLILAEKELSEALRLAQDRYTQGLEDILLVLDTERRTLTAKRELLTIRRIRLQNRVDLHLALGGDFRTEENKVDPRVYNPSIELRDYL
- a CDS encoding RNase H family protein, which gives rise to MMLFIDGSVNPKTKIGYGAYLICSERDADFDALKNRIKTKCFRETSSSRLELQTLLWALSKLSYSNINLYTDSQNIISLGRRKESLEKNEFRSKSGRMLKNHELYRAYFRLTEDLHISLNQVVGHKPSKNKSKIDRLFSLVDKASRKASKLAICSEMFTDKYL
- a CDS encoding TetR/AcrR family transcriptional regulator, yielding MPTAYVEDFVSRGSGIPDTKDKILQVAEGLFAENGFKATSLRMITKAAEVNIASVNYHFGSKDDLIIELIRQGIRPLNQDRFRLLDEFEQEAKEKGERLTIERVLEAFYRPAFTYFIHESKRNFLRVLGRCLYEDGAYMDEIMEKDWQPLCERFLKGFCAALDMRPEHFPQWRFHFALGAMIQTFNPVTLGMIQEVEPEKLLSELIAFSAAGMQSEPKRGEAL
- a CDS encoding efflux RND transporter periplasmic adaptor subunit; translation: MKTKIRTKLWLQLGLVVSLVIVAFVAWHTMKALAPEPKKKPREVLIPVVEAIEINKQTVRLEIPSQGTILPRTQTNLVAEVSGRVVEISPSLDEGGAFTEGEILLVIDPRDYEMAMVQAEADLASAEAGLEQEKARAKQAKEDWSRLGDGEQPALSARIPQLKEAQAKLKSAWAMLQNAETNLERTRIIAPYDGRSREKFADIGQFLTRGAQIAEIFATDYAEVRLPLRNQQLALVDLPFQYKKQSENATEPSVSLSANFGKRVLEWEGKVVRTEAVMNTEDRMLYAIARIDDPYNLEGKHEAPLPVGLFVEAKIEGVELKDVFVLPKLALRENNTIHVVTKDSSLDIVQVDPLHTDTSYVYIGSKLEAGNLVSLSPLEAPVVGMQLSIRSSETKSGKNNQVKVAQSPSEE